A genomic window from Punica granatum isolate Tunisia-2019 chromosome 2, ASM765513v2, whole genome shotgun sequence includes:
- the LOC116195208 gene encoding uncharacterized protein LOC116195208, with protein sequence MQAEPRQSTKAYSICCQTKMSSMKLFLVLILATAVSPIMATRSAALFRTTVKLSNSKAKETAYAPPAGSAPLIIYELIDNSTSPGNSRFETEIGRIYGVETLSLASQYVLDTLYKGQKPRYGKDYSEVVAIIESFNQARLGQYPLEVASTVGNKIRLNSDYIQYFSGDVKYEFTGIMYHESTRIWQNRNERAPAGLINGIADYVRLKAGWPSLNWEKRGSGDRWDEGYHVTAYFLEYCNSIREGFVAELNGILRFFYSDEIFVSLLGRSVDELWIGYKLAYESPAPAPTPAC encoded by the coding sequence ATGCAAGCCGAGCCCAGGCAGAGCACTAAAGCCTATTCTATCTGTTGCCAAACCAAAATGTCTTCAATGAAGCTCTTCCTTGTTCTCATTCTTGCCACGGCTGTCAGTCCCATCATGGCAACTCGATCAGCAGCACTCTTCCGCACTACTGTTAAACTAAGCAATAGCAAAGCCAAAGAAACTGCATACGCTCCTCCTGCAGGGTCAGCCCCGTTGATCATATATGAACTTATAGACAACTCCACAAGCCCTGGAAACAGCCGGTTTGAGACGGAAATTGGCCGCATCTATGGTGTGGAGACCTTGTCATTAGCCAGTCAGTATGTCCTCGATACCCTGTACAAGGGACAGAAGCCGCGATATGGGAAGGACTACTCGGAGGTTGTAGCGATAATTGAGAGCTTCAACCAGGCCCGCCTCGGACAGTATCCCCTTGAAGTGGCCAGTACGGTGGGAAACAAAATCCGCCTGAACTCCGATTATATCCAATACTTCAGCGGAGACGTCAAGTACGAATTTACTGGAATCATGTACCACGAGAGCACTCGCATCTGGCAGAACAGGAATGAAAGGGCTCCAGCTGGGCTTATCAATGGCATAGCCGACTATGTGAGGTTGAAGGCAGGTTGGCCCTCCCTGAACTGGGAGAAGCGAGGCTCGGGTGACCGGTGGGACGAGGGTTACCACGTCACAGCCTACTTCCTGGAATACTGCAATTCGATCAGAGAAGGATTTGTCGCGGAGCTGAATGGCATCTTGAGGTTTTTCTACAGCGATGAGATCTTTGTGTCATTACTCGGGAGGAGTGTCGATGAACTATGGATCGGCTACAAGTTAGCCTATGAGAGTCCTGCACCGGCACCAACCCCAGCATGCTAA